The following DNA comes from Nocardioides panzhihuensis.
GAGAGTCGTTCGGCGACGGCCACGAAAGCGGAGAGCTTGGCTGCATCCATCGGGTACAACGATAGTACGAATGTCGGCTATCGATACACCGCATTGATGGATACAACGGATGCATGACCAAGAAGACCGATCCGGCAGACCCGATCGCCATGGTGGCGTTCCACTCCGCGCTCCGTCGCGACCTGCGGCGTACGCGCCTGATCCTCGAGACCGACGTGTCCCGTGCCCGCAAGGCGAGGCTGGGCCGGCACCTTCTCTGGATGATCGAGCAGCTTCGTTGGCACCACGAGGGCGAGGACATCGAGCTGTGGCCGTTCCTCGGCCAGCGCGACCCCCAGCTCCGTCAGGCGCTGGGTGAGATGCAGTCCGAGCACGAGGCCATCGACCGACCGCTCGCGGCGCTCGAGAGCGCAGCTCGTGGCCTTGTCACGGGCTGGGGCGACGGCGGTGCCGTCATCGCAGCGCTGGACGATCTCGAGGGGCCGCTCCTCGAACATCTGCGCCACGAGGAGGAGCAGCTCCTGCCGCAGGTGACGCGCCTGATGACGCAACACGAGTGGGACGACTTCCAGCAGCGGGCATGGATCCGCGGGAACACCCTCCCCCAAGCGGCACGCTTCATCGCCTGGCTGGTCGACCGAGCCGACTGGACGCCTGACCAGGTACGCCGGCTCGGGCTGCCGTGGCTGGCGTATGCGCTCGCCGTCAAGCCTCTGTGCGACCTCGGCCGAGCGGTCTTCGGGAGTCCATGGCGACGCACCGCCGCCGCAGCCGTGGGCCCGCTCGTGGCCGATGACTACGGGCTCGTACGGTGAGGCTCGTCGTGTTCGGAGCGACCGGAGCGACCGGCCACCGGCTGGTCGCGCAGGCGCTGCAGCGTGGGCACGAGATCACCGCGATCGTCCGCGACCCGGCTCGCCTCGACGTCGCACCGCAGGCCCGACTGACCGTCACGACCCTCGCGGATCTGACCGATGTCGAGGCCGTTGCTGCACACGTCTCGGGACATGACGCGGTCCTCTCCACGCTCGGTGCCCGAACGCAGCGCCAAGCGAGGACGACGCCGGTGGCCGGGCCGGCGACGAGTGCGATCACCGCGGCAATGAGAGTGACGGGCACCACCAGGCTGATCGCGCTCAGCGCAGCGCCCGTCGGTCCTCCCGCCGAAGAGGAAAGTCGCCTCACCCGCACGGTGGTGCTGCCGTTGGTGCGATTCGCCTACCGTCACTCGTACGCCGACCTCCGCGCGATGGAGGACCTGCTCAGCACCAGCGACCTGGCGTGGACCGTGATCCGACCGCCGATGCTGACAGACGCGCCCGGCGCCGGCCGATACCGCGCGGCCATCGGCGACAACATCGGTGGAGGGTCGTCGATCACTCGAAGCGATCTCGCGACCGCGATGCTCGACATGCTGGAAGAGCCGGAGACGATCCGCCGCGTCGTGGGGGTCGCCTCGTAGCGCCGGGCGATCGTGTCGGTCCGGGTCGAGCAATGCTGGCCGGGGCGCTAGAAGACCTGCGACCAGTGCCGCCGCAAACGCCCATCCGTCTGCAGCTAGACGTCGCCGCGCCGTGGCACAGTTGGCGCTGTGATCACTGCTGCCGGCTTGGCCGACGTCCTGCCGCAGGGCTTTGTCGAGGTCGTGGTGGCGGGTGAGGCGCGACCGGTGTTCGGACTGGAGATCACCGAGGTCGGTGAGCAGGCTGCGGCCGGACGTGGCGAGCTGGTGACGGTGGTCGGGGCCACGGAGGCGAGCCAGGTGCTGGCGATCATCTCGGCCTGCGCCGAGGCCTCGGGCCTGCTCCTGCGCCGCTCGCTGGCTGACGACGCAGACGTCGCCCGGCGCTGCGCCGAGGCCGGCCTGCCGTTGCTCGGGATGGTCGAAGGGGCGTCGCTGAGCTCGGTGGTCGCCGTCGTCCGCTCGGCCATCGAAGCCTCCTCGGCGCCCGCCCGGGGATCGGCCGACCACCTCCACGACGATCTCTTCGACGTCGCCGACCGGATCAGCTCGCTGCTGGACGCTCCGGTGACGATCGAGGACGCGAGCTCGCACGTACTGGCCTACTCCCGTGGTCAGTCCGACATCGACGATGCCCGGACGGCGACCATCGTCGGCCGCCGGGTGCCTCGCGAGGTGCGCGACCACTTCCGCTCGCTGGGCGTCTTCCGGCGGATGGCCCGGTCCGACGCCCCCTTCTTCGTGCCCGCAGGCGCCGGCGGCGTCAAGGCGCGCTACGTCGTCCCGGTCCGTGCCGGCGGCGAGTGGCTGGGATCGATCTGGGCGATCGCCGCGAACCCGCTCTCCCCCGGGCACGAACGTGAGCTGGACGCGGCCACCGAGCTCGTCGCCCTCTCTCTGCTCCGGCTGCGCGCTCAGGCCGAGCTCCACCAGCAGGTCCAGCTCGACCAGGTCCGGTCCCTGGTGCGCGGGGCGGCGACCGAGCAGCCGGAGTGGCTCGAGGACGGTCCGTGGCGGGTGGCCGTCCTGGCCGGCCCGGCAGACCTGCAGGCGGAGGCCCGCTGCCAGCTGTGGCAGGCGCTCTGCCGTCGGCGTGGCTGGCGTAGGCCGGTGGTCGCCGATCTCGATGACCACGTATACGCCGTGCTCCGCGTCGGAGCCTCAGGTCCTGGAGCGGACGGCTGGCTCGCCGACCTGGTCCGTGGCGAGGGTCGGACGAACGCCGCGGTGCGGATGTACGTGGGCACCGCCGTCGCCGCTCCACGCGAGCTCGAGGACTCGCGGTCGACCGCCGCGGAGATCGCCGCTTCCGGACGCGGCGGCGCTACCGTCGTCACCGTCGCCGAGGGGTGGCCGGCGGTCGTGCTGGCGCGGGCAGTTCAGGGACAGGAGAGCCGTCCGCTCGTCTCGCCGCTCACGGAGCTGCTCGACGACGACAGCACGACCTTCCTGATCGACACGCTCGAGGCGATGATCGACTTCTGGGGCGAGCCGAAGCGGGCCGCCCGGTCGCTCGCGGTGCATCCGAACACCGTCAGGAACCGGGCGGCCCGCATCGTCGAGCTGTGCCCGATCGACCTCGAGGACCCCGAGCAGCGGCTCGCGCTCCGTCTGGAGATCGCCCGACTCCGAGCGCGAGACGGCCGTGAAGGATGAATCGCGTTCAGCGCAACGGGTCGACGGCGCGGAGCTGCTCGGGGCGTACGCCTGAGACGATCTGCTCGGCCAGCAACCGTCCGGTCACCGGGCCGAGGGTGACGCCCCACATCCCGTGACCTCCGGCGATGAAGACCCGCGGGTCCCGGGAGGCGCCGATCAGCGGCAGGCCGTCCGAGGTGCAGGGCCGCGCGCCGACCCACTCGTCCTCGCGCTGGTCCAGATGTGCCCCCTCGAGCAGGGTCCGGGCCGCCCCCACGAGAGCGTCGATCCGGCGAGGGTCGCGCGGTGCGTCGGCGTCGCGGAACTCCATCATGCCGGCGATCCGCAGCCGGTCGCCGACGGGAGTGCAGGCCAGCCGCTGGGTCGGGAAGTACACCGGGCCGCGCGGGACGTCGTCGACCTTCACCGTGAAGGAGTAGCCGCGGCCGGCCTGGACGATGCGCCGGACACCGAACTGCCGTCCGTGGGCTCCGATCCAGGCGCCGGTCGCGACGACGACCGCGTCGTAGGGCTCGCCGGCGATGACGACCTCGCGATCGCTCGACCGGATCCCCTCGACCGGGGTCCCGGTCACCAGCCGTCCACCCCGCTTCTGGACCGAGTCCGCGATCGCGTGCACGTACGCGGCGGGATCGATGAACCGCTCGCCGTGGATCCGGATGGCGGTCGCGATGCTCCCGGCGAGGGCGGGCTCCTCGGCCCGTGCCCGGTCACCGTCGACCACCTCGAAGTCCACCCGCTGACCGCACGCTTCGATGTGCTCGAACTCGTCCAGCAGCGCGCGGCTGTCCTCGACGCTCCGGAACGCGGCGGTGAACGGGCTCGCCGCCTGGGTCCGCGCCTCGACCCCACCTCGCTCGAGCTCTTCGTACGCAGCCAGCGCGTCGTTGTTGAGCGGGATCAGTGCCCGCATCGCCTGCTGCCAGCGCGCGGGGGTGCAGTTGCGGGCGAACTGGGCGAGGAACCGCAGGAGCCGGGGGTTTGCGGTGGGCGGCACG
Coding sequences within:
- a CDS encoding hemerythrin domain-containing protein — its product is MTKKTDPADPIAMVAFHSALRRDLRRTRLILETDVSRARKARLGRHLLWMIEQLRWHHEGEDIELWPFLGQRDPQLRQALGEMQSEHEAIDRPLAALESAARGLVTGWGDGGAVIAALDDLEGPLLEHLRHEEEQLLPQVTRLMTQHEWDDFQQRAWIRGNTLPQAARFIAWLVDRADWTPDQVRRLGLPWLAYALAVKPLCDLGRAVFGSPWRRTAAAAVGPLVADDYGLVR
- a CDS encoding NAD(P)H-binding protein, translating into MRLVVFGATGATGHRLVAQALQRGHEITAIVRDPARLDVAPQARLTVTTLADLTDVEAVAAHVSGHDAVLSTLGARTQRQARTTPVAGPATSAITAAMRVTGTTRLIALSAAPVGPPAEEESRLTRTVVLPLVRFAYRHSYADLRAMEDLLSTSDLAWTVIRPPMLTDAPGAGRYRAAIGDNIGGGSSITRSDLATAMLDMLEEPETIRRVVGVAS
- a CDS encoding helix-turn-helix domain-containing protein, translated to MITAAGLADVLPQGFVEVVVAGEARPVFGLEITEVGEQAAAGRGELVTVVGATEASQVLAIISACAEASGLLLRRSLADDADVARRCAEAGLPLLGMVEGASLSSVVAVVRSAIEASSAPARGSADHLHDDLFDVADRISSLLDAPVTIEDASSHVLAYSRGQSDIDDARTATIVGRRVPREVRDHFRSLGVFRRMARSDAPFFVPAGAGGVKARYVVPVRAGGEWLGSIWAIAANPLSPGHERELDAATELVALSLLRLRAQAELHQQVQLDQVRSLVRGAATEQPEWLEDGPWRVAVLAGPADLQAEARCQLWQALCRRRGWRRPVVADLDDHVYAVLRVGASGPGADGWLADLVRGEGRTNAAVRMYVGTAVAAPRELEDSRSTAAEIAASGRGGATVVTVAEGWPAVVLARAVQGQESRPLVSPLTELLDDDSTTFLIDTLEAMIDFWGEPKRAARSLAVHPNTVRNRAARIVELCPIDLEDPEQRLALRLEIARLRARDGREG
- a CDS encoding NAD(P)/FAD-dependent oxidoreductase; this translates as MNSAARTSSPRRVAVVGAGMVGLSTAWYLQESGVDVTVVDRDGVAAGSSWGNAGWLTPSIAVPLPEPSVLQYGLRAVLSPSSPVYVPPTANPRLLRFLAQFARNCTPARWQQAMRALIPLNNDALAAYEELERGGVEARTQAASPFTAAFRSVEDSRALLDEFEHIEACGQRVDFEVVDGDRARAEEPALAGSIATAIRIHGERFIDPAAYVHAIADSVQKRGGRLVTGTPVEGIRSSDREVVIAGEPYDAVVVATGAWIGAHGRQFGVRRIVQAGRGYSFTVKVDDVPRGPVYFPTQRLACTPVGDRLRIAGMMEFRDADAPRDPRRIDALVGAARTLLEGAHLDQREDEWVGARPCTSDGLPLIGASRDPRVFIAGGHGMWGVTLGPVTGRLLAEQIVSGVRPEQLRAVDPLR